One region of Flavobacterium pisciphilum genomic DNA includes:
- a CDS encoding DMP19 family protein: protein MSIDLIKLKEKLKTQSDDDFDFEVADYLLTIKFEGKILNQIQRRVVSTNILDNEVFNGGFDQFYFNNENEYIDDAIGGLSEFGANEFLELAIKSKEIYLRDRELYADDRNPYFDPLDNKFYELDHYVQLRINYVKAHLDEIIK, encoded by the coding sequence ATGAGCATTGATTTGATAAAATTGAAAGAAAAACTTAAAACTCAATCTGACGACGATTTTGACTTTGAAGTAGCTGATTATTTGTTAACTATAAAATTTGAAGGAAAGATTCTTAATCAAATCCAAAGAAGAGTTGTATCAACTAATATTCTTGACAATGAAGTTTTCAATGGCGGGTTTGACCAATTTTACTTTAACAATGAAAACGAATATATTGACGACGCAATTGGTGGATTGAGCGAATTTGGTGCAAATGAATTTCTTGAACTTGCAATTAAATCAAAAGAAATTTATTTACGAGACAGAGAGCTATATGCTGATGACCGGAACCCTTATTTTGATCCTCTTGACAACAAATTTTATGAATTAGATCATTATGTACAATTAAGGATTAACTATGTTAAAGCGCATCTTGACGAAATAATAAAGTAG
- a CDS encoding nuclear transport factor 2 family protein: MRKVFLFISLCFLSFNTNAQATDADNDWLLVQKTLNLYIDGQATGDSLMVATSFHDSWQLKYFAENKFNIVPKSKYIVGYKKHPKSNNWSGRIVFMDITNDIANAKVEISTSKLLFVDYFHLMKIDKSWFIVDKISTRTPHKIVELPAPNTKG, from the coding sequence ATGAGAAAAGTATTTTTATTTATTTCCCTTTGTTTTTTGTCTTTTAATACGAATGCCCAAGCTACTGATGCTGACAATGACTGGCTTTTGGTTCAAAAAACACTCAATCTTTACATAGATGGTCAAGCCACTGGAGATTCACTTATGGTCGCTACGTCATTTCATGACTCTTGGCAACTGAAATATTTTGCTGAAAATAAATTTAATATTGTACCTAAATCAAAGTATATTGTAGGTTATAAAAAACATCCTAAATCTAATAATTGGTCAGGGCGTATTGTGTTTATGGATATTACAAACGACATAGCCAATGCCAAAGTCGAAATTAGTACTTCAAAACTTTTATTTGTAGATTATTTCCATCTTATGAAAATAGATAAGAGTTGGTTTATCGTAGACAAGATTTCAACAAGAACACCTCATAAAATAGTTGAACTGCCAGCTCCCAATACAAAAGGATAG
- a CDS encoding T6SS effector amidase Tae4 family protein: MKKIKLGAILVLILLVFSNCNYETSENAQAVSATTKLLSGIKEENISLDEIKKDYYLSPILQNTSKKLKQNTNNLKNQNQNLFNLDLSNRVKKYILNDYTSYTIPIINDSGNCYIFQNLVIEKDALRDAAYLVTYYPDENYKESIQKHLVNPDDNIDFTGSKTIEYLYYKRKVNIDKTTTNTNKGTIEIGSDGVIDEPLTICVTTYTPKQCTAGGNHSPGQSCTGTTGQQPGWIVSESCTPIPRPTDPGPGPYPGGCKGCVTTPTTPSQGSGAFFPPTSPSPDWTPEFICVATGPGGACTKVIPYTPILTIPMYDPYNYYTNVLSREEIDLLLRAEYHDARKSIDFYLESNKTLEGGYTRETGIFVSWTLDYFKNNRDTTFEQFENWFMGTSEGTDGDYDATYWENPNLIFQQQNLPTFENFKNACPSKYTNAETLCTNIGGEVLKMYNDVIASGAKLNTCAIRMSKAFNDANVIIPSLPDNPNGTKNTIKDKDGRNYIINAKALNTWMKKTFGTNPSNYQHYDASKGGNKGEIFPSLFTGKNGIYTMVARDAIQKDWGSGHADLLENGSCLLNCHFYDITNQFVPVKFIDVWYLN, from the coding sequence ATGAAAAAAATCAAATTAGGAGCGATCCTTGTTTTAATTTTATTAGTGTTTTCTAACTGTAATTATGAAACATCAGAAAATGCGCAAGCGGTAAGCGCGACAACAAAATTATTATCTGGGATAAAAGAAGAAAATATAAGTCTTGATGAAATTAAAAAAGATTACTATTTAAGTCCAATTTTACAAAACACCTCAAAAAAACTTAAACAAAACACAAACAATTTAAAAAATCAAAATCAAAATTTATTTAATTTAGATTTATCAAACCGAGTAAAAAAATATATACTAAACGATTATACTTCTTATACAATACCTATAATTAATGATTCTGGAAATTGTTATATTTTTCAAAATCTTGTAATTGAAAAAGATGCCCTAAGGGATGCCGCTTATCTTGTGACATACTATCCCGATGAAAATTACAAAGAATCTATACAAAAGCATCTTGTAAATCCAGATGACAATATTGATTTCACAGGAAGTAAAACGATTGAATATTTATACTATAAACGAAAAGTAAACATTGATAAAACAACAACTAATACAAATAAAGGTACAATTGAAATAGGTTCAGATGGAGTAATAGATGAACCTCTAACCATTTGCGTAACAACCTACACCCCTAAACAATGTACTGCAGGAGGGAATCATTCTCCAGGACAGTCATGCACTGGCACGACTGGGCAACAACCTGGTTGGATTGTCTCCGAAAGTTGTACTCCTATTCCGCGTCCTACTGATCCTGGTCCTGGTCCTTATCCTGGTGGATGTAAGGGTTGTGTAACAACTCCTACAACTCCAAGTCAAGGATCAGGTGCTTTTTTCCCTCCAACTAGCCCAAGCCCAGATTGGACACCAGAATTTATTTGTGTTGCTACAGGTCCAGGAGGAGCATGTACTAAAGTAATACCTTATACTCCTATTTTAACTATACCTATGTATGATCCTTATAATTACTACACTAATGTACTAAGCCGCGAAGAAATTGACCTATTGCTAAGAGCTGAATATCATGATGCTAGAAAAAGTATTGATTTTTATTTAGAAAGCAATAAAACATTAGAAGGTGGTTACACTCGAGAAACTGGAATTTTTGTATCTTGGACACTTGATTATTTCAAGAATAATCGTGATACAACATTTGAACAATTCGAGAATTGGTTTATGGGAACGTCTGAGGGGACTGATGGGGATTATGATGCTACTTATTGGGAAAATCCGAATCTTATTTTTCAACAACAAAATTTACCGACATTTGAAAATTTCAAAAATGCGTGCCCAAGTAAATACACAAACGCAGAAACTCTTTGTACTAATATTGGTGGAGAAGTCTTAAAAATGTATAATGATGTTATTGCAAGTGGGGCTAAACTAAATACTTGTGCAATTCGAATGTCAAAAGCATTTAATGATGCAAATGTAATAATTCCTTCATTGCCTGATAATCCAAATGGAACTAAAAACACCATCAAGGATAAAGATGGCAGAAATTATATTATAAATGCGAAAGCTTTAAATACTTGGATGAAAAAAACCTTCGGGACAAACCCATCAAATTACCAGCACTATGATGCTTCTAAAGGAGGAAATAAGGGAGAAATTTTCCCTAGTTTATTTACTGGTAAAAACGGTATCTATACAATGGTTGCTAGAGATGCAATTCAAAAAGATTGGGGATCAGGACATGCTGATCTATTAGAAAATGGTAGTTGCTTACTAAACTGTCATTTTTATGATATTACGAATCAATTTGTACCTGTTAAATTTATTGATGTATGGTATTTAAACTAA
- a CDS encoding penicillin-binding transpeptidase domain-containing protein, producing the protein MKLKYVFIGFICIGLFFSCASSNRIASNSLLKNGGTIVVRQDFKKYFENCNVDGSIAIYDTNSHTWILSDTIGTKKETLPASTFKIINLLIALETNTISSENDIVKWPGTTDTLKYDYRPSIYHDITVKEAFEVSAGWAFIELAKKIGKENYKKYLTLCNYGNGNLSQTDADFWNFGAFAISPINQVKFLKKLYEEKLPFSKRNIEIVKRVMITEQNKEYTIHSKTGWTRENNINTGWWTGYIINKKGTYFFATRLLQDRKSNTPNFGNCRKDITKSVFKDLDIITSKN; encoded by the coding sequence ATGAAATTGAAATATGTATTTATCGGATTTATATGCATTGGGCTTTTTTTCTCTTGTGCATCAAGTAATAGAATTGCTAGTAATTCACTCTTAAAAAATGGTGGTACAATTGTGGTGCGTCAAGATTTTAAAAAATATTTTGAAAACTGCAATGTCGATGGTTCAATTGCAATCTATGATACCAACTCCCACACATGGATTTTATCGGATACAATTGGTACAAAAAAAGAAACCTTACCCGCGTCAACTTTTAAAATCATCAATCTACTTATTGCATTAGAAACAAACACTATTTCTAGTGAAAATGACATTGTAAAATGGCCTGGAACTACAGATACTCTAAAATATGATTATCGTCCCTCTATTTATCACGATATAACAGTAAAAGAAGCCTTTGAAGTATCAGCAGGCTGGGCATTTATAGAATTAGCAAAGAAAATTGGCAAGGAGAATTACAAAAAGTATTTAACGCTTTGCAATTACGGAAATGGTAACCTCTCCCAAACAGATGCTGATTTTTGGAATTTTGGTGCATTTGCGATTTCACCAATCAATCAAGTGAAATTCCTTAAAAAACTTTACGAAGAAAAATTACCCTTTTCAAAACGAAATATTGAGATAGTAAAAAGGGTAATGATAACTGAACAAAACAAAGAATACACTATCCACTCAAAAACAGGTTGGACAAGAGAAAACAATATTAATACAGGCTGGTGGACTGGCTACATTATAAATAAAAAAGGCACTTACTTTTTTGCAACACGCCTTTTACAAGACAGAAAATCCAATACTCCTAATTTTGGGAACTGCCGAAAAGATATCACTAAATCTGTTTTTAAAGATCTAGATATTATCACAAGTAAAAACTGA
- a CDS encoding acyltransferase family protein, with translation MTKERLISLDVFRGFTILLMTIVNNPGSWASIYPPLEHAEWNGCTPTDLVFPFFVFIMGTAIPFAMPTKHLDFSVFNKILVRSLRIFCLGLFLAYFSRIQLFGLEGIPLLLLRLAITFGVAYALLGNFTLKIKTYLILGIFAILLFLAYSQIEAYQDVRIPGVLQRIGIVYFFASLLYLKTNLRTQLLIAVSILLGYWTLMAFVPVPGFGAPNFEKGTNLAAWLDNLLLNGHLWSYSKTWDPEGILSTLPAIGTGILGMFIGQILNLQIPKIEIVKKLAIAGIVLVITGLLWNIIFPINKSLWSSSYVLYTAGIATVCLTILYYIIDVANYKKWTKLFLIWGVNPMIVFFFSGIIPRVLSSIKVQNPEIATEEINLQTLIYKFGIAPCFENPLNSSLAYAISYAIFWSLILWVFYKKKLIFKV, from the coding sequence ATGACCAAAGAACGTTTAATATCGCTAGATGTATTTAGAGGATTTACTATTTTATTAATGACAATAGTCAACAACCCGGGAAGCTGGGCCTCCATATATCCACCATTAGAACATGCAGAATGGAATGGCTGTACTCCTACCGATTTAGTTTTTCCTTTTTTTGTTTTTATAATGGGAACAGCAATCCCATTTGCGATGCCAACAAAACATTTAGACTTTAGTGTTTTTAATAAAATCTTAGTTCGCTCCTTGCGAATTTTCTGTTTAGGATTGTTTTTAGCTTACTTCAGCAGAATCCAATTATTTGGTTTAGAAGGAATCCCATTATTACTACTTAGACTAGCAATAACCTTTGGGGTAGCTTATGCCCTTTTAGGAAATTTTACTTTAAAGATAAAAACCTACCTCATTTTAGGAATCTTTGCTATACTATTATTCTTAGCGTACAGTCAAATAGAAGCATATCAAGATGTAAGAATCCCAGGTGTTTTACAACGAATAGGAATTGTATATTTCTTTGCATCCCTATTGTATTTAAAAACAAATCTAAGAACACAACTTCTAATTGCTGTTTCCATTTTATTAGGGTATTGGACTCTAATGGCTTTTGTTCCAGTACCAGGATTTGGCGCACCCAATTTTGAAAAAGGAACAAATCTAGCAGCTTGGTTAGACAATTTATTATTAAACGGACATTTATGGAGCTACTCTAAAACTTGGGATCCTGAAGGGATTTTGAGCACTTTACCAGCTATAGGCACAGGAATCTTAGGAATGTTTATTGGACAAATACTAAACTTACAAATCCCTAAAATTGAAATTGTAAAAAAATTAGCCATCGCTGGAATTGTTCTAGTGATTACTGGTTTACTTTGGAACATTATATTCCCAATAAACAAATCATTATGGTCAAGCTCATACGTTTTGTATACAGCCGGTATTGCAACAGTATGCTTAACGATATTGTATTACATCATAGATGTAGCAAACTATAAAAAATGGACAAAACTCTTTTTAATTTGGGGAGTAAACCCGATGATTGTATTTTTCTTTTCAGGTATCATACCAAGAGTTTTAAGCTCTATTAAAGTACAGAATCCCGAAATAGCTACAGAAGAAATCAACCTACAAACTTTAATTTATAAATTTGGTATTGCTCCTTGTTTTGAAAATCCACTGAATTCATCATTAGCATACGCTATATCATACGCCATATTTTGGTCACTTATTCTATGGGTTTTCTATAAAAAGAAACTTATTTTTAAAGTATAA
- a CDS encoding anhydro-N-acetylmuramic acid kinase — protein sequence MNANLELLYKIAQKPSRNIIGLMSGTSLDGLDVALCEISGSGENTTVQLTQFDTVDYSEEIKSEIRSVFAKQTIDFQKLVLLNEWIGVLHANIILDCLKRWSIPTDQVDLIASHGQTVFHAPKILHQQEKFPNATLQIGDGDHIAVKTGIITLSDFRQKHLAAGGEGAPLAVYGDYFLFTKKGANRIMLNMGGIANFTYLPSSSNPEEVFVTDTGTGNTLIDAFTRLSFPEKSYDKDAEIAKKGTVNPALLKALKENEFFHAPFPKTTGPELFNIEYVRKAQIQSNTENSTIEDLLATLTRFSAETIASAIHSTIKNTSYSIESFTIYMSGGGAHNPLLVSWLKELLPCEFSNTAELGISGDAKEAILFAVLANETVSGGTSDFGTRKGIPSVAMGKISFPS from the coding sequence ATGAACGCAAATCTGGAATTACTGTATAAAATTGCCCAAAAACCTTCCCGAAATATTATCGGATTAATGTCAGGTACTTCTTTGGATGGTCTGGATGTAGCTTTATGCGAGATTTCAGGTTCAGGCGAAAATACAACTGTTCAATTAACTCAATTTGATACTGTTGATTATTCAGAAGAAATAAAATCAGAAATTAGAAGTGTATTTGCTAAGCAAACAATCGATTTTCAAAAACTCGTATTATTAAATGAGTGGATTGGCGTTCTTCATGCCAATATCATTTTGGACTGTTTGAAACGTTGGAGCATCCCAACCGACCAAGTTGATTTAATTGCCTCACACGGACAAACCGTTTTTCATGCCCCAAAGATTTTACATCAACAAGAAAAATTTCCAAATGCAACTTTACAAATTGGCGATGGAGATCATATTGCAGTAAAAACAGGAATCATCACTCTTTCTGACTTCAGACAAAAACACCTTGCAGCAGGTGGCGAGGGTGCTCCACTGGCTGTTTATGGAGATTATTTTCTATTTACAAAAAAAGGAGCCAATCGTATTATGCTTAATATGGGCGGAATTGCAAACTTCACCTACTTGCCATCAAGTAGTAATCCAGAAGAAGTTTTTGTTACAGATACAGGAACAGGAAATACCTTAATCGATGCTTTTACCAGACTTTCGTTTCCTGAGAAATCTTACGATAAAGATGCTGAAATTGCAAAAAAAGGCACCGTAAACCCTGCTCTTCTGAAAGCCTTAAAAGAAAATGAATTCTTTCATGCTCCATTTCCAAAAACAACTGGACCAGAACTTTTCAATATTGAATATGTTAGAAAAGCGCAAATCCAAAGCAACACAGAGAATAGTACTATTGAAGATTTATTGGCAACATTAACACGATTTAGTGCCGAGACTATTGCCAGTGCCATACATTCAACTATAAAAAACACATCCTATTCTATTGAGAGTTTCACTATTTATATGTCAGGTGGAGGTGCACACAATCCTTTATTAGTAAGCTGGCTCAAAGAACTATTACCTTGTGAGTTTTCAAACACTGCCGAGTTAGGTATTTCTGGAGATGCAAAAGAAGCCATATTATTTGCTGTTTTGGCAAATGAAACTGTTTCAGGAGGAACTTCAGATTTTGGAACACGCAAAGGCATTCCATCAGTAGCAATGGGCAAAATCTCTTTTCCAAGCTAA
- a CDS encoding glycoside hydrolase family 3 N-terminal domain-containing protein has product MKNSFIKISLYATFLFLVINCATRKNNTIIDSNKDALTKDTVVYIAPNKSEKKTFFKDSDKETNWVDSIYNKMSLREKVGQLFMISAYSNKDSIHTNQVNTLIQDYKVGGVIFFQGGPVRQAKLTNQYQSKAKVPLFIGIDAEWGLGMRLDSTYRYPWNMTLGAIKDLSLIENVGRNMANENKRIGVHFNFAPVLDINTNPKNPIIGNRSFGEDKVNVSDKAIALMKGVQSQGVFSTGKHFPGHGDTSTDSHYALPLVNFSKDRLELVELYPYKRIFNEGLASVMVAHLNIPSLEPTPNVPSSASYNVVTNLLQKELGFEGLIFTDGLAMKGASNFKGPGDLEIAVLLAGNDILLCPENVPVAVQKLEVAYNDGIITEERLAHSVKKILHYKFKAGLNKYNPINMANIYNDLNPSQNDALHYKLYENAITVLKNEKEILPIKNLDQKIAYVKLGEDVNSDFVTTLKKYTDVTEVANTNIDSLNDELRKYDVVIIGFHKVNKTWEKQNFTETELVWLQEIAKHNKVILDIFTKPYSLLPITNFDDIEGLVVSYQNSDISQIVSAELLFGAIPAKGKLPVSINTSFNVNDGLSTEKLNRLGFTTPENVGMNPQILSKIDAIAQKAIDGKMTPGMQVLVARKGNVIFQKSYGHQTYDNTRKVTNSDLYDVASLSKMISTLPNVMQLYDNDKVNLDTKLKDMVPLFAKTNKENITFKDLLTHYAGLQAWIPFYKATLDSQGKPSAKYYRRVAESEFSTKVADGLFIRNDYHDTIMKIIADSPVSAKKEYRYSDFTFIILKEYLERKTHKKLEDLSQQNFYSTLGMNNTLYNPLNKFDKNNIAPTEIDNYFRYQVIQGYVHDMAAAMEGGVAGHAGIFSNAMDVAKMMQLFLQKGNYGNKQYFSEQTFDAFNTCYYADKGVQRGLGFDKRIEKGGPTCACVSPSSFGHTGFTGDIAWVDPETEIVYVFLSNRTYPGVINDENKLSKGKIREDIQQIIQDAIIK; this is encoded by the coding sequence ATGAAAAATTCCTTCATAAAAATTAGCCTATACGCCACATTTTTATTTTTGGTTATCAATTGTGCTACCAGAAAAAACAATACAATTATAGATTCAAATAAAGACGCTCTTACAAAAGATACTGTTGTTTATATTGCTCCGAATAAATCGGAGAAAAAAACTTTTTTTAAAGATTCAGATAAAGAAACTAATTGGGTTGACAGCATTTACAACAAAATGTCACTTCGAGAAAAAGTAGGTCAGTTGTTTATGATTTCAGCTTATTCTAATAAAGATTCAATTCATACAAATCAAGTCAATACATTAATTCAAGACTATAAAGTAGGCGGAGTAATCTTTTTTCAAGGTGGTCCTGTACGTCAAGCTAAATTAACCAACCAATACCAATCAAAAGCAAAAGTTCCTTTATTCATAGGAATTGATGCCGAATGGGGATTAGGTATGCGATTAGATTCTACTTATCGTTATCCTTGGAATATGACTTTGGGAGCTATTAAAGATTTGAGTTTAATTGAGAATGTTGGAAGAAATATGGCCAATGAAAACAAGCGAATCGGAGTTCATTTTAATTTTGCTCCAGTACTTGATATCAATACCAATCCTAAAAACCCTATTATTGGGAACCGCTCTTTTGGTGAAGACAAAGTTAATGTTAGCGATAAAGCCATTGCCTTAATGAAAGGGGTACAAAGTCAAGGCGTTTTTAGCACTGGAAAACATTTTCCGGGACATGGTGATACGTCAACCGACTCACACTACGCTTTACCTTTGGTGAATTTCTCAAAAGATCGCTTAGAATTAGTTGAGTTATATCCATACAAACGAATCTTCAATGAGGGCTTAGCATCAGTTATGGTTGCCCATCTTAATATTCCAAGTTTAGAGCCTACTCCAAATGTTCCTTCTTCGGCTTCCTATAATGTAGTAACCAACCTGCTTCAAAAAGAATTAGGTTTTGAAGGCTTAATTTTTACAGATGGTTTAGCAATGAAAGGCGCAAGTAATTTTAAAGGTCCTGGTGATTTGGAAATAGCTGTACTTCTTGCTGGAAATGACATTTTACTTTGCCCAGAAAATGTACCTGTGGCAGTTCAAAAACTTGAAGTAGCTTATAATGATGGTATCATCACCGAAGAACGTTTAGCGCATTCGGTTAAAAAGATCTTGCATTATAAATTTAAAGCTGGGCTAAATAAATACAACCCAATAAATATGGCAAACATTTACAACGATCTTAATCCATCGCAGAATGATGCTTTACATTATAAATTATATGAAAATGCTATTACGGTTCTAAAAAATGAAAAGGAAATACTTCCTATCAAAAATCTAGATCAGAAAATCGCTTATGTAAAACTAGGAGAAGATGTCAACAGTGATTTTGTAACTACATTAAAAAAATACACAGACGTTACTGAAGTTGCTAACACTAATATTGACAGCCTAAACGATGAGTTAAGAAAATATGATGTTGTTATCATTGGTTTCCATAAAGTAAATAAAACTTGGGAAAAGCAGAATTTTACAGAAACCGAATTGGTTTGGCTGCAAGAAATTGCAAAGCACAACAAAGTGATACTAGATATTTTTACAAAACCATATTCATTATTACCAATCACTAATTTTGATGATATAGAAGGATTAGTAGTTTCTTATCAAAACTCAGATATCAGCCAGATCGTTTCGGCAGAATTACTATTTGGAGCCATCCCAGCCAAAGGAAAATTACCTGTATCTATCAATACCTCTTTTAATGTAAATGATGGATTATCAACGGAGAAATTAAATCGTTTGGGTTTTACAACTCCCGAAAATGTAGGTATGAATCCACAAATTTTATCTAAAATAGATGCTATTGCTCAAAAAGCAATTGATGGCAAAATGACTCCCGGTATGCAAGTACTTGTAGCGCGAAAAGGAAATGTTATTTTCCAAAAATCATATGGTCATCAAACCTATGATAATACAAGAAAAGTAACCAATTCCGATTTATATGATGTCGCTTCGCTTTCAAAAATGATTTCGACACTACCTAATGTAATGCAACTATACGATAATGATAAAGTAAATCTAGATACCAAATTAAAAGATATGGTACCTCTTTTTGCAAAAACAAACAAAGAGAATATCACTTTCAAGGATTTACTAACCCATTATGCAGGGCTACAAGCTTGGATTCCGTTTTACAAAGCAACACTAGACAGTCAAGGCAAACCTTCGGCTAAATATTATCGTAGAGTAGCCGAATCTGAATTTTCTACAAAGGTAGCAGATGGTCTTTTTATTAGAAATGACTATCACGACACCATCATGAAGATTATTGCTGATAGTCCAGTATCGGCTAAAAAAGAATACAGATATAGTGATTTCACTTTCATTATCCTGAAAGAATACTTAGAAAGAAAAACACATAAAAAATTAGAAGATCTGAGCCAGCAAAATTTTTATAGCACACTCGGAATGAATAACACGCTTTACAATCCATTAAACAAATTCGACAAAAATAACATTGCCCCTACCGAAATAGATAATTATTTCAGATATCAAGTGATTCAAGGATATGTTCACGATATGGCAGCAGCAATGGAAGGCGGAGTAGCTGGTCATGCTGGAATATTTTCTAATGCCATGGATGTTGCCAAAATGATGCAGCTCTTTTTACAAAAAGGAAATTATGGCAATAAACAATACTTCTCAGAGCAAACATTTGATGCATTCAATACTTGTTATTATGCCGATAAAGGAGTACAGAGAGGTTTAGGTTTTGATAAAAGAATAGAAAAAGGCGGACCTACTTGTGCTTGTGTTTCTCCATCTAGTTTTGGACATACAGGATTTACAGGAGACATTGCTTGGGTAGATCCAGAAACAGAAATTGTTTATGTATTTTTATCCAACAGAACCTATCCGGGTGTTATTAATGACGAGAATAAATTATCAAAAGGAAAAATCCGAGAAGATATCCAGCAAATAATTCAGGACGCTATTATAAAATAA
- a CDS encoding sodium:solute symporter — translation MTPSTILILIIIYFGTLFYISHRVSRKDDGNEAFFTANKNSKWYLVAFGMIGTALSGVTFISVPGEVGAASGEQFKYFQFVLGNAIGFIIITKLLLPLYYRMNLTSIYGYIEQRMGFYSYKTAASIFLISRTVSSAFRLYLVVIVLQRFVFDYYNIPFAFTVLISLLLIFSYTYRGGLKTIIITDTLQTFFLVTSVFLTIYFICDRMDLSAIGAFEEVKNSNYSKIFFFDDFLGSKFHFIKQILGGMFVTIAMTGLDQDLMQKNLSCKNIGEAQKNMFTFTGIFVVINIFFLSVGALLYIYANKNGIAIPTDLVTGKPRTDLLFPEIALNHLAIVPAIVFLLGIIAATFATTDSALTALTTSFCVDFLGMDKAENSKKKNTVRIRHLVHISFSALIFFVILIFNSINDSSVVGMIFKVASYTYGPLLGLYAFGLFQKTRNVNDKLVPLICLLSPFFTYLINENSKVLFAGYVFDNELIVLNGLITYLGLYLTSSRSSEKISF, via the coding sequence ATGACACCAAGCACGATCCTAATCCTAATCATCATTTACTTCGGAACATTATTCTATATCTCGCACAGAGTCAGCAGAAAAGATGATGGAAACGAAGCCTTTTTTACAGCTAATAAAAACTCAAAATGGTATTTAGTTGCCTTTGGAATGATAGGAACTGCTCTTTCTGGAGTAACTTTTATATCGGTTCCGGGAGAAGTAGGAGCTGCGAGTGGTGAACAATTCAAATATTTTCAATTTGTACTAGGTAATGCTATAGGATTTATAATAATTACAAAATTATTATTGCCCCTGTATTACCGAATGAACTTAACTTCTATTTACGGATATATTGAACAAAGAATGGGCTTTTACAGCTATAAAACAGCAGCCTCAATATTCTTAATCAGTAGAACCGTAAGTTCGGCATTTAGACTCTATTTAGTTGTAATCGTATTGCAGCGCTTTGTATTTGATTATTATAATATTCCTTTTGCATTCACCGTATTAATTTCCCTGCTTCTTATCTTTTCTTATACCTATAGAGGTGGACTAAAAACAATTATTATAACTGATACTTTACAGACTTTTTTCTTAGTTACTTCAGTATTTCTTACTATTTATTTTATTTGTGACCGCATGGATTTAAGTGCAATCGGTGCTTTTGAAGAAGTGAAAAATAGTAACTATTCAAAAATATTTTTCTTTGATGATTTCCTAGGAAGCAAATTCCATTTTATAAAGCAGATATTAGGAGGAATGTTTGTAACGATAGCAATGACAGGGCTAGATCAAGATTTAATGCAAAAAAATCTGAGCTGTAAAAACATTGGCGAAGCACAAAAAAACATGTTCACCTTTACAGGAATCTTTGTTGTTATTAACATCTTCTTTTTGAGTGTTGGCGCTTTACTATACATTTATGCTAACAAAAACGGAATCGCAATTCCTACTGACTTAGTTACAGGCAAACCAAGAACCGATTTACTTTTTCCTGAAATAGCTTTGAACCATTTGGCTATAGTTCCTGCAATTGTATTTTTACTTGGAATCATTGCTGCAACTTTTGCTACTACCGATTCAGCATTAACAGCCTTAACAACTTCATTTTGCGTTGATTTCTTAGGTATGGATAAAGCCGAAAATAGTAAAAAGAAAAATACTGTACGCATAAGGCATTTGGTACATATCAGTTTCTCAGCATTAATCTTCTTTGTAATACTCATCTTTAATTCTATCAATGACAGTTCTGTTGTTGGAATGATATTTAAAGTTGCCTCATATACCTATGGCCCATTACTAGGATTATATGCTTTTGGACTGTTTCAAAAAACAAGAAATGTAAATGATAAACTGGTTCCACTCATCTGCCTATTATCCCCTTTCTTCACTTATCTGATAAATGAAAACTCAAAAGTATTATTTGCAGGATACGTATTTGATAATGAATTAATAGTATTAAATGGATTAATAACTTATCTAGGATTATATCTGACTAGCTCTCGCAGCAGTGAAAAAATAAGTTTTTAA